The segment GGGATGGGCCGGTTTTATTTGTCAACTGTGAAATAGTAATTTCTGTAACATGAATGCATCATGACATGACAATTCATATGTTTCATGCACCTCTCTGTGCttgttaaaaattcaaattttattttcaataatattattcttttgttaCTCCTCCACAGACTGTTGTTGAGGTAGAAGACTTCGTGAAAACCTGATGCTATTGCACACTCAGCAGCCAAAATTATATCTCGTCTAAAAGCTGGTGGAGAAAAGACCATACAGGCCCTCAAATCTCTTTGTTGGAGATGTAAGGGTATTCAAGTGGAGgtaacttataaaaaattttgtaatttgagtTCCTGGGACATTTATATGTGGCCAAATGATCTGTGCAAGTACGTGATGTGCAACTGGTCCATTTTTTAAGCACTTTAAAACACAATGGTATCCAAAATGTTGATTAGGTATGATAGGGAAAGGCGTTCACATTATTGAATGTGTTCATGATCATATGAGTGAGAGAAACAATAGTACCATGTGTGAAAAATCCTTTCTGCAGCCGCCTTTCATGCATATTACATGTATGCTGCGACCTTATGTGTATGTGTTGAGGTTTTTTAGACGCTGCTGTAGATAATTCATTGCAATCATTACAGGAGGCAGCACTTATTGGTGTAGATTCCCTCGGGTTTGACGTAAAGGTTTGTTCAGGAACACAAGTACAAACATTGCGGTTTGCATTTAATACACGGGTATGGCAGTTATTCTTCAGCTAGAAgttaattcttatatatatatgtatgaatatgtgtgtgtgtatttatgAATGTACATATCTGCgtatatgcattttttattcatGCTATGCCTTTTCACCTCCAATTACTACCTTATCCTTCTCATTGAGGGCTTTTTGATGTCTGGTTCACTGAATCACAGTTTGAGTTCTAGAAATTTACTTATATAAATCAGGCAGAATATAGTGCACTACCTTGTTTAATTGATCCCAAAGATATTTCGGAAGTATTCAATCAAGATGCATTATAGTGTTCTTCTAAAGTAGTCAACAGTCCTTGAAATAATTGGtatcttctccttttttttggaagaggaGGTAAAATGTTCAATCACTTAGTAGTGCGCTAGTTGTATTTAGCTATTAGTAAGTTAAAGGTattctttcttgtattttgtgtGTTAACTAGTTTAGGTGGACTGCAACAATAACCAGTCAAAATTCACACCCTTAGGATTGCTTTCTCATGTCTAAAAACAATCCATGTCATATTCTTGCACTGTTGCCTCCGTCTATACATGGTCATATCTTTTTGGTTAAGTtgcgaatatatatatatatctttctttctttctttctttttcctttttctttttttttcttttttttttggaactatCTTTGATGTACAAACATATCCTTGTTAGAAAGTAATCTTCTATTGCCAACAAGCCTTTGCCTTAACCAACTTATCTTTGCAGGCCCCTTCAGAGTACAGTGCTGAGAGACAGCTTAATGATCTACTATTCCCTAGGATCCACCACAAGCCACAAATGATGAAACAAACACCAAAATGAGTGCTAATATTGACAAATAGCATATTCCAGTTTAATTCTAGATGGTTTTTGTACTCTCTTGGTCAAGATTTGAATGGAAAAGGTCAAGGgtgacagaaaaagaaaaaatccataGACAGTCACCAGCTTATGTAATTGTTATTTGCAACTAATGTtacagaaattcaaattttttatcaagCATCTCTACTATTACTCATCCATACTTGCTCTATTACTCGGGCTATTTAGTTTCTATGGGAGCATCATTGCTTGCTTTCTCATGAGCTTTTCTAATTTCTATCATGTGTACTGTTTATTTTATCATCATGCCCATCACATCAGTATTTTTCTTTAACCAATCTGTCTCGCTAGAAAAAATTAGCCAAACATTATCCCAAGTTCAGAAATgttgaattttgaaacttatGGTTTTGGGATAATCGGTAATTtatcaaaaactttttgtttgAAACTCTCTTTTCACTATTAATATAGTCGAGCAATAATGAAGAGAGTTTGCAGATTGTAATATTGATGAGCAACTTGTTTGAGTTGAACTTACAGCAGTGTGATAGAACCATCTTAGGAATCAAGTGATAGAATAATATGAACTTAATAAATTCTGTGTCTTTTCTATAAGAACAGAATGAATGATCACCAAAGCATAAGTTCAACCGAAATTTGCAGATGTCTCTCTAAAAAGGTGCAAAATCGTGTATTAAATGTACTGTAGTTTAGCATATCTTTGACTAAGAGGTTTAGTCTACATGACTAAGTAGGGCGTGGATTAATATCACAAAGACTTGTGCAAATGGTATAACATAGGCATCGAAATTAGACAGAAtagaaatgttaaaattattaaaaaaaaacaaaatgtgcgAGAAAGACACATAGAAATGTTACAATTAACAAAATCAAGATGTGCGAGAAAGAAAATTGACAAGTTACTGCTTTCCAATATAAGTTTCATAAACCAATTGTGCTGCAAGAATGTCAACAATTGCAGAGCCAACAGACTTAAATACTGTTATCTCTTCTGAACTTCTTCTGCCAACCTTTTCTCCTTTAATCAACTCTACCAAATTTCCTCCAATATCTCCCTTTTCGATTACCCTTCTCTCAAAAGCACCCACCAATTCTCCAGCTTCAACCAATGCAGCCTCATTATCCACAAACACCTTCCCTCTCCTTATTGCTTCGTCGTCACACTCCATCATCGAGTGCTTGAAGGATCCAACCAAATCCAAATGAGCCCCTGCCTTCAACCTCTCGCCCTTCACAACTGGTGTTTCCGAATTCGTTGCACAGCTCACAATATCTCCCAATCCAACAATTTCCTCCAAATACTCATTACTCTCAAAACACACCCCATCAAACCCAGCATTTTCACCCATTTCCTCGGCCAATTTTCTTGCCTTTTCTATTGTTCTGTTCCAAATGATCACCCTTCGCAAACTGGGTCTAGCCGAAAGATGTGCTTTGATCAAATGGGGTGCCATAGCACCAGCACCAATCATCACAAGCGTTTCACTGTCATTTCTAGCCAAAATCTTAGAGGCTAAGCCAGAGACACAGGAGGTTCTATAAAGGGTCAACACAGTGCCATCCATGGAAGCCAAAGTTTGCCCAGTTACAGAGCTGAAGAGCACGTAACTCGCATGCACTCCCGGCAAGTTCAGCGTGGAGTTTTGAGGGAAATAGGTGACGAGCTTGACACCTACGTAGGGGAGAGAAGGGGATGAGGACCAAGAAGGCATGAGAAGGAGAGAGGAGGATTGTGAAACGGAGTAGCTTTGGCGAATTGGGGTTTGGAGGGTGGACGAGGCTGCAGGGAGAGATGATTGCAAGTGATCTATTAGAGATTGGTGAGACAGGATGGTGTGCAAAGACTCAGTGGAGATGAAGATGGGAATGGTGTTCGTGTTATTGGGATTTGTATCGTttttgttgggattttcatTGTCAACTGGATTGGGTATTGAAGCC is part of the Quercus robur chromosome 9, dhQueRobu3.1, whole genome shotgun sequence genome and harbors:
- the LOC126700485 gene encoding protein SAR DEFICIENT 4-like — translated: MASIPNPVDNENPNKNDTNPNNTNTIPIFISTESLHTILSHQSLIDHLQSSLPAASSTLQTPIRQSYSVSQSSSLLLMPSWSSSPSLPYVGVKLVTYFPQNSTLNLPGVHASYVLFSSVTGQTLASMDGTVLTLYRTSCVSGLASKILARNDSETLVMIGAGAMAPHLIKAHLSARPSLRRVIIWNRTIEKARKLAEEMGENAGFDGVCFESNEYLEEIVGLGDIVSCATNSETPVVKGERLKAGAHLDLVGSFKHSMMECDDEAIRRGKVFVDNEAALVEAGELVGAFERRVIEKGDIGGNLVELIKGEKVGRRSSEEITVFKSVGSAIVDILAAQLVYETYIGKQ